The proteins below come from a single Holdemania massiliensis genomic window:
- the alr gene encoding alanine racemase has translation MFYRESWVQVDLDQIKENVQWLRSQTNRQFIAVIKANGYGAGDASVARAALAGGATMLAVSSLDEALALRYQEITAPILILGVVDPAQAELLLQYDLTVPAVSLEWVKELIQVPIKGLKVHLKVDTGMHRIGTEKVAELQAMLSLLKANGADVEGIFTHFACSDNPDNQMTEDQSARFEAVVDALKTPFRWVHSCNSDAAVHYPKAPGNAVRCGLAMFGVTSYLTELKPCISLYSRLIYVKQLKAGQPIGYGATYTTQGEEWIGTLPIGYADGWIRRHQGRSCWIEGETGEFVGRICMDQAMIRLPHAFPVGTKVELIGPHIPLEQVAQELGTIPYEVLTLLSDRLAKVYIENGRIREVANPRLDRLMQEK, from the coding sequence ATGTTTTATCGGGAAAGCTGGGTTCAGGTTGACCTGGATCAGATCAAAGAAAATGTGCAGTGGCTTCGGTCACAGACAAACCGGCAATTTATTGCGGTGATCAAAGCCAACGGCTATGGTGCAGGGGATGCATCTGTGGCGCGGGCTGCATTGGCTGGCGGGGCTACCATGTTGGCAGTTTCGAGTTTGGACGAGGCCTTGGCTTTGCGGTATCAGGAAATCACTGCACCGATTTTGATTTTGGGGGTCGTGGATCCGGCTCAGGCAGAATTGCTGCTGCAGTATGATTTAACTGTACCGGCGGTGTCGCTGGAGTGGGTTAAAGAATTGATTCAGGTGCCGATAAAAGGACTGAAAGTGCATTTAAAAGTGGATACCGGCATGCATCGGATTGGTACGGAGAAGGTAGCGGAGCTGCAGGCAATGTTGTCCTTGTTAAAAGCCAACGGTGCTGACGTAGAAGGGATATTTACCCATTTTGCGTGTTCGGATAATCCGGATAATCAAATGACCGAGGATCAGTCAGCACGATTTGAGGCGGTTGTAGATGCGCTGAAGACGCCTTTTCGCTGGGTGCATAGCTGTAACTCCGATGCAGCAGTGCATTATCCTAAAGCTCCAGGCAATGCGGTCCGCTGCGGACTGGCCATGTTTGGCGTGACTTCTTATTTAACTGAACTCAAGCCGTGTATCAGCTTATACAGCCGCTTGATCTATGTAAAACAATTAAAAGCTGGACAGCCGATTGGATATGGAGCAACCTATACAACGCAGGGGGAAGAATGGATCGGAACACTGCCGATAGGTTATGCCGATGGCTGGATCCGCCGGCATCAGGGGCGCAGTTGTTGGATTGAAGGAGAAACCGGGGAATTTGTAGGACGGATTTGTATGGATCAGGCGATGATCCGGCTTCCGCATGCTTTTCCTGTAGGGACAAAGGTTGAGCTGATCGGCCCACATATCCCGCTGGAACAGGTGGCACAGGAATTAGGTACGATTCCCTATGAGGTTTTGACTTTATTGAGCGACCGTTTAGCAAAAGTTTATATCGAAAATGGCCGAATCCGAGAAGTCGCAAATCCGCGGCTGGATCGGTTGATGCAGGAAAAATAA
- a CDS encoding M20 family metallopeptidase — translation MLSNTQNQALYELQKELWGYAEPGFLEHRSAAAMSKFLRQEGFTVTEGICGMETAFVGVWGSGHPVICLLAEFDALYGLSQEADVSEYKPIEGVATGHGCGHHLLGTGSIAAAMMVKDYLEKNKLSGTIKMVGCPAEESGSGKAYLARDGFFDDADAAITWHPSTLNVVSSGSNQSCIQCYFRFHGVSSHAAGNPEAGRSALDAVELMSVGVNYLREHMDSKERVHYAYTNAGGISPNVVQAEAEVKYLVRSTTNPKCQKLYERVINIAKGAAMMTGTTCDVIFDEGLSNVIPNFTLEQVLEDAFFKVGVPAYTEAERAYAKQFRDTYPLEPESEVTAVIAEPKTLITNIQNSDICDIVLRHRCVDECSMGSTDVGDVSWVVPTAQINTACYSYGAGGHTWQWVAQGKSTLAYKGMMLAAEVMAEAVEACFEHPEIIEKAKAEFEERLAGQTYECLIPKDVKPHIIQ, via the coding sequence TTGTTATCAAATACGCAGAATCAAGCTTTATATGAATTGCAAAAAGAGCTTTGGGGTTATGCCGAACCCGGCTTTTTAGAACACCGCTCTGCCGCAGCAATGAGTAAGTTCTTACGTCAAGAAGGCTTCACGGTTACGGAAGGCATTTGCGGTATGGAAACCGCATTTGTTGGAGTCTGGGGCAGCGGTCATCCGGTGATCTGTCTGTTGGCTGAGTTCGATGCCCTCTACGGATTAAGTCAGGAAGCGGATGTTTCCGAATATAAACCGATTGAAGGCGTGGCTACCGGACACGGCTGCGGACATCACCTTTTGGGTACAGGCTCGATCGCCGCCGCCATGATGGTTAAAGACTATTTAGAAAAAAACAAACTGTCAGGCACCATCAAGATGGTCGGCTGTCCCGCAGAGGAAAGCGGCAGCGGCAAAGCCTATCTTGCCCGCGACGGCTTCTTTGATGACGCAGATGCCGCCATTACGTGGCACCCATCTACACTGAATGTTGTCTCTTCGGGTTCCAATCAATCCTGTATTCAATGCTATTTCCGTTTCCATGGCGTTTCCAGCCATGCCGCCGGCAATCCGGAAGCTGGGCGCAGTGCGCTGGACGCCGTGGAACTGATGAGTGTGGGTGTCAATTATCTGCGCGAACACATGGATTCCAAAGAACGTGTACATTACGCTTATACGAATGCTGGAGGTATTTCTCCCAACGTTGTTCAGGCCGAAGCGGAAGTCAAATATCTCGTTCGTTCCACGACCAATCCTAAATGCCAAAAATTATACGAACGGGTGATCAACATCGCAAAAGGTGCTGCCATGATGACCGGTACAACCTGTGATGTCATCTTTGATGAAGGACTTAGCAACGTCATCCCTAATTTTACACTTGAGCAAGTACTGGAAGACGCTTTCTTTAAAGTTGGAGTCCCGGCCTATACTGAAGCCGAACGGGCGTATGCCAAACAGTTCCGTGATACCTATCCGCTGGAACCGGAGAGCGAAGTCACCGCGGTCATCGCGGAGCCTAAAACACTGATCACCAACATACAAAACAGTGATATCTGTGATATCGTTCTGCGCCACCGCTGCGTTGATGAATGCTCAATGGGATCGACCGATGTCGGAGATGTCAGTTGGGTTGTCCCAACAGCTCAAATCAATACCGCTTGTTACAGTTATGGAGCCGGTGGTCATACATGGCAATGGGTCGCTCAAGGCAAATCCACGCTCGCCTACAAAGGCATGATGCTGGCGGCCGAAGTTATGGCTGAGGCTGTGGAAGCCTGCTTTGAACATCCGGAAATTATTGAAAAAGCCAAGGCAGAATTTGAAGAACGTCTGGCAGGACAGACCTATGAATGCTTGATTCCGAAAGACGTTAAACCCCATATTATTCAATAA
- a CDS encoding N-acetylglucosamine-6-phosphate deacetylase — translation MFVKSNRIITDQGMISGILNIDEGRIVEILPPTARVAIDIDAEDHRILPGIIDTHNHGTMGYGLMGEQENPEAVVRGYLKGLASQGVTACLPTADFSLFEAIVKVAQGPIDGAKPIGIHSEGPYLNRVGEKGIDTGHPDIDLQHVQDMIDTAQGMLKLVAIAPELPGAKAAIELLSSQGVRCAFAHSNALYQEALTSFDWGITVTTHTANVMEGIHHRRMGGLGACLLNDEVYNELICDGLHVANEMIELMLRVKKNPYDRFMMVSDNVPMAGAPIGRYHLSGMFDVNIDEQGYCLSDTGRLCGSTLPVIRGIRNLAENLHLPLTEIVKMSSRNPALVYGATHKGRLAAGMDADFIIIDEDYQVLKTFSEGHCVYDAETDTDLFNPEFLQACAC, via the coding sequence ATGTTTGTAAAATCTAATCGTATAATTACAGATCAGGGAATGATCAGCGGTATTTTAAACATTGATGAAGGCCGGATCGTAGAAATTTTACCGCCTACGGCTAGAGTAGCCATTGATATTGATGCTGAAGATCATCGGATTCTGCCGGGAATTATCGACACGCACAATCATGGTACAATGGGATATGGCTTAATGGGAGAACAGGAAAATCCTGAAGCCGTAGTTCGTGGTTACTTAAAAGGTTTAGCCTCACAAGGTGTCACTGCCTGTCTGCCGACAGCGGATTTCAGCTTGTTTGAAGCGATCGTGAAGGTGGCCCAAGGACCGATTGATGGTGCGAAGCCGATCGGTATTCATAGTGAAGGGCCTTATTTGAATCGTGTTGGAGAAAAGGGGATTGATACCGGACATCCGGATATCGATTTACAGCATGTTCAGGATATGATTGATACGGCGCAGGGAATGTTGAAGCTGGTTGCCATTGCGCCGGAACTGCCGGGTGCGAAAGCTGCGATTGAATTGCTGAGTTCGCAGGGGGTTCGTTGTGCGTTTGCCCACAGCAATGCCTTGTATCAGGAGGCGCTGACTTCTTTTGATTGGGGGATCACCGTTACTACACATACCGCAAATGTAATGGAAGGTATTCATCATCGTCGAATGGGAGGCTTAGGCGCCTGCCTGCTCAATGATGAGGTTTATAATGAATTGATCTGCGACGGGCTGCATGTTGCCAATGAGATGATCGAGCTGATGCTGCGGGTAAAAAAGAATCCGTATGATCGTTTTATGATGGTTTCTGATAATGTGCCGATGGCAGGGGCGCCGATCGGACGCTATCATCTGTCCGGAATGTTCGACGTCAATATCGATGAGCAAGGGTATTGCTTATCGGATACAGGACGTTTGTGTGGATCTACTTTGCCGGTTATTCGAGGAATTCGTAATTTAGCTGAAAATTTGCATTTGCCGCTGACGGAAATCGTAAAAATGAGTTCGCGCAATCCGGCTTTAGTCTATGGTGCAACCCATAAGGGTAGGCTGGCAGCGGGCATGGATGCTGACTTTATTATTATTGACGAAGATTATCAAGTGTTGAAAACGTTCAGCGAAGGGCATTGTGTATACGATGCAGAAACAGACACCGATTTGTTTAATCCTGAATTTTTACAGGCTTGCGCGTGCTGA
- a CDS encoding GntR family transcriptional regulator: MDKLEIYNQLKEEIIDLKIEPGALISENEISRRFQVSRTPVRDVFLRLCNDGLLEVLPQRGTKVSLIDMELVMATINMRTIVEIQILKDGIERRSSAQLQQLKHDLQDQRQAIAEQRTPDEFYALDSEFHEHIFAIAGQRAMWQIINQMKVHYSRFRMLDVKANFSMNELLQEHEKIVEIVEKRQRERCSDVMRYHLEGGVRRLHDRIQGEFSSYFKLPEDQTELN, from the coding sequence ATGGATAAATTGGAAATTTATAATCAGTTGAAGGAAGAGATCATCGACCTCAAAATTGAACCGGGGGCTTTGATTAGTGAGAATGAAATCTCTCGGCGTTTTCAGGTGTCCAGGACACCTGTACGGGACGTGTTTCTGCGACTGTGTAATGATGGTCTGCTGGAAGTTTTGCCGCAGCGGGGAACCAAGGTGTCCTTGATTGATATGGAACTGGTCATGGCGACGATCAATATGCGGACTATCGTAGAGATTCAAATCCTTAAAGATGGGATCGAGCGTAGATCTTCGGCTCAGCTTCAGCAGTTGAAGCATGATTTGCAAGATCAGCGTCAAGCCATTGCCGAACAGCGAACACCGGATGAATTTTATGCTTTAGACAGCGAATTTCATGAGCATATTTTCGCCATTGCAGGACAACGGGCGATGTGGCAGATCATCAATCAGATGAAAGTCCATTATTCACGGTTTAGAATGCTGGATGTAAAAGCGAACTTCTCAATGAATGAGCTGCTTCAGGAGCATGAAAAAATTGTGGAAATTGTGGAAAAACGTCAGCGCGAACGCTGCAGTGATGTCATGCGTTATCATTTGGAAGGGGGTGTCCGGCGTCTGCATGATCGAATTCAGGGAGAATTCAG
- the yfcE gene encoding phosphodiesterase: protein MKFLVISDIHGSAAYMKKALEAYVLHKPDHILLLGDILYHGPRNPLPPDYNPQEVVAMLNPLADKITAVRGNCDAEVDQMLLNFDILRDCATIFLGGRRITATHGHLFPLDPPPHSFPGDIYLYGHIHIPVIRQENGITLLNPGSITLPKQNSPHTYGLLDENGFTIMTENHEVYQSLAF, encoded by the coding sequence ATGAAGTTTTTAGTCATTTCAGACATTCACGGTTCTGCCGCATACATGAAAAAAGCACTTGAAGCCTATGTTTTGCATAAACCCGATCACATCCTGCTGCTGGGGGATATTCTCTATCATGGCCCTCGCAATCCGCTACCGCCTGATTATAATCCCCAGGAAGTGGTTGCGATGCTGAATCCTCTGGCTGATAAAATCACAGCTGTCCGCGGCAACTGTGACGCTGAAGTTGATCAAATGCTCCTGAATTTTGATATTCTGCGTGACTGTGCGACGATTTTTTTAGGCGGACGGCGAATTACGGCAACGCATGGTCACCTGTTTCCGCTTGATCCGCCGCCGCACAGCTTCCCCGGTGATATCTATTTATATGGTCATATCCATATTCCAGTAATCCGCCAGGAAAACGGAATCACACTGCTCAATCCCGGCTCAATCACGCTGCCTAAGCAGAACAGTCCGCATACCTATGGCTTGCTGGATGAAAATGGATTTACCATTATGACCGAAAATCACGAAGTCTATCAGTCCCTTGCTTTTTGA
- a CDS encoding ChbG/HpnK family deacetylase, whose translation MKKLLFQSDDYGLTDAVADGILKGIHQGIIRNTGLFVNMPSSARAAEKIRDCAEVCVGIDINLVAGKPISDPAEVPSLVNSDGHFVPSVQRMREGKVIGRQGMCLCFEQDPYNYEEVLLETENQVKRFIELMGRKPEYFHGHSMATPNTQKAARVIAEKYNILMTLDVMNSNAVSMIPCTWTPKPFPIEDQLKTDVEQHFLQALQASLQHEIGYFICHCGFVEEDLMKETTYTMIRMKDLAMATSPKVKAFLKEHQIELITYRDLKEECSCL comes from the coding sequence ATGAAAAAATTATTATTTCAGAGTGATGATTATGGTTTAACGGATGCTGTGGCGGATGGAATTCTGAAAGGGATTCATCAGGGGATTATTCGCAATACAGGTTTATTTGTGAACATGCCCAGTTCTGCGCGGGCTGCTGAAAAAATTCGGGATTGTGCCGAAGTCTGCGTAGGGATTGATATCAATCTGGTTGCAGGAAAGCCGATCAGCGATCCTGCTGAAGTCCCATCATTGGTCAATTCTGATGGACACTTTGTGCCTTCAGTTCAGCGTATGCGCGAGGGCAAGGTGATCGGACGGCAGGGAATGTGTCTGTGTTTTGAGCAAGATCCCTATAATTATGAAGAGGTCTTGTTGGAAACTGAAAATCAGGTCAAACGGTTTATTGAATTGATGGGCCGTAAACCAGAGTATTTTCATGGCCATTCGATGGCAACTCCGAATACACAAAAGGCAGCGCGAGTCATTGCGGAAAAATATAATATTCTGATGACCCTGGATGTCATGAACAGTAACGCTGTATCGATGATTCCCTGCACATGGACACCGAAGCCTTTTCCGATCGAAGATCAGTTAAAAACGGATGTGGAGCAGCATTTTCTCCAAGCTTTGCAAGCTTCATTGCAGCATGAAATTGGTTATTTTATCTGTCATTGCGGATTTGTGGAGGAAGATCTGATGAAAGAAACGACCTACACCATGATTCGTATGAAAGATTTAGCCATGGCGACCAGTCCCAAAGTAAAAGCTTTTCTGAAAGAGCATCAGATCGAATTAATTACTTATCGTGATTTAAAGGAGGAATGTTCATGTTTGTAA